Proteins found in one Zea mays cultivar B73 chromosome 1, Zm-B73-REFERENCE-NAM-5.0, whole genome shotgun sequence genomic segment:
- the LOC100273850 gene encoding uncharacterized protein LOC100273850, translating into MMPRQQLPSQISDHKTYGHLCSSRTVQANLTSSSSPPCCRCSFFTQTNRQLVRLFTTSPVARCTMEMGRSGNGGRKVVTFDDAITGMRRNGSLSSYLDMGRAAPRPLPAISMGSRRRTYADGELDVFSAERYFKGAMDGDGDRKEGASVGVITPAVAVQVEPLVETAAARPPPATEAVVMTKPSSTTVSFTASSAFSANSQTALFGFGGRLRPRRSSRDSKCCVQVGVLMRTCSGKRSVRVDGCAAKEAPNAAAEPAATGIDWYKELRMRKAALGLSGAANRHDLVAAGLPPSLNLGTAKVAAIGREVVGGLRPPKVLKNMI; encoded by the exons ATGATGCCAAGGCAGCAGCTACCGTCTCAAATTTCTGATCATAAAACATACGGCCATCTGTGCTCCAGCCGTACTGTGCAAGCAAACTTGACATCCTCCTCATCTCCTCCTTGTTGTCGTTGCAGTTTCTTCACGCAGAcaaatcggcaattag TGCGCCTATTCACAACATCTCCTGTGGCTCGCTGCACCATGGAGATGGGGCGATCGGGAAATGGTGGCCGGAAGGTGGTCACCTTCGACGACGCCATCACCGGGATGCGCCGGAACGGTTCCCTGTCCTCGTACCTTGACATGGGCCGGGCGGCGCCGCGGCCGTTGCCGGCGATTAGCATGGGCAGCCGCCGGCGCACGTACGCCGACGGCGAGCTCGACGTGTTCTCTGCCGAGCGGTACTTCAAAGGCGCAATGGACGGCGACGGGGACCGCAAGGAAGGCGCCAGTGTCGGTGTCATCACCCCCGCGGTAGCGGTGCAGGTGGAGCCTTTAGTGGAGACGGCCGCCGCGAGGCCGCCGCCGGCGACGGAGGCCGTGGTAATGACTAAGCCGTCTTCGACGACGGTGAGCTTCACCGCGAGCTCGGCGTTCAGCGCCAACAGCCAGACGGCGCTCTTCGGGTTCGGGGGCAGGCTTCGTCCACGGCGCAGCTCCCGCGACAGCAAGTGCTGCGTCCAGGTCGGCGTGCTCATGCGCACGTGCTCCGGGAAGCGGTCGGTGCGCGTGGACGGCTGCGCGGCCAAAGAAGCCCccaacgccgccgccgagccagcGGCGACCGGGATCGACTGGTACAAGGAGCTGAGGATGCGCAAGGCCGCGCTTGGGCTCTCTGGGGCTGCCAATAGGCATGACCTGGTGGCGGCCGGTCTCCCGCCAAGCTTGAATCTTGGGACCGCGAAAGTGGCAGCCATCGGGAGGgaggttgttgggggccttcgtcctccgaaggtcctcaaaaacatgatttga